The Acinonyx jubatus isolate Ajub_Pintada_27869175 chromosome D1, VMU_Ajub_asm_v1.0, whole genome shotgun sequence genome includes a window with the following:
- the FIBIN gene encoding fin bud initiation factor homolog, whose product MVLLKFLWMGFFCHLCQGYFDGPLYPEMSNGTLHHYFVPDGDYEENDDPEKCQLLFRVSDHRRCSQGEGSQASSLLSLSLREEFTVLGRQVEDAGRVLEGISKSISYDLDGEESYGKYLRRESHQIGDAYSNSDKSLTELESKFKQGQEQDSRQESRLNEDFLGMLVHTRSLLKETLDISVGLRDKYELLALTIRSHGTRLGRLKNDYLKV is encoded by the coding sequence ATGGTGCTGCTGAAGTTCCTCTGGATGGGTTTCTTCTGCCACCTGTGTCAGGGCTACTTCGATGGCCCTCTCTATCCGGAGATGTCCAATGGGACCCTGCACCACTATTTCGTGCCCGACGGGGACTATGAAGAAAATGATGACCCCGAGAAGTGCCAGCTGCTCTTCAGGGTGAGTGACCACCGGCGCTGCtcccagggggaggggagccaggccaGCAGTCTGCTGAGCCTCAGCCTTCGGGAGGAGTTCACCGTGCTGGGCCGCCAGGTGGAGGATGCTGGGCGTGTCCTAGAGGGCATCAGCAAGAGCATCTCCTACGACCTGGACGGGGAAGAGAGCTATGGCAAGTACCTGCGGCGGGAGTCCCACCAGATCGGGGACGCCTACTCCAACTCGGACAAGTCCCTCACTGAGCTGGAAAGCAAGTTTAAGCAGGGCCAGGAACAGGACAGCCGGCAAGAGAGCAGGCTCAACGAGGACTTCTTGGGGATGCTGGTCCACACCAGGTCCCTGCTAAAGGAAACACTCGACATCTCTGTGGGACTCAGGGACAAATACGAGCTGCTGGCCCTCACCATCCGGAGCCATGGGACCCGGCTGGGTCGGCTGAAAAATGATTATCTTAAAGTGTAG